The following proteins are co-located in the Toxotes jaculatrix isolate fToxJac2 chromosome 9, fToxJac2.pri, whole genome shotgun sequence genome:
- the LOC121187084 gene encoding vascular endothelial zinc finger 1-like isoform X2, producing MEPSWSTFLFQQANEALHHQHQVAGNSLLPLLNSGAEPPDQKPVLPIPLDQKPPVSAAELLKDNVASGTGGGGGGGPPVAVVKKEPKSKTPFICGYCNKAFRDSYHLRRHESCHTGIKMVSRPKKTQTAPTMVPLISTVPRENSANPSYITTVAGILTTATTSTSTGTSIMTPMQHQQQQTIPKKPPKPVKKNHGCDMCGKAFRDVYHLNRHKLSHSDEKPFECPICQQRFKRKDRMTYHVRSHDGGVHKPYICSVCGKGFSRPDHLSCHVKHVHSSERPFKCQVTACTSAFATKDRLRSHMIRHEGKVTCNICGKMLSAAYITSHLKTHGQASFSNPCNNKGISDWQWNHSGPRKDANSVNNNSATTTPVTNSAAITSAMNRGGNASNPVTIAAQMNIATSTVNITSPVNLQHPVTITGPVNLASVNIPTTAHMNIAHPVAITTPMPMNITGPLNIAMRPMESMPFLSQVLPSSPPW from the exons ATGGAACCGAGCTGGAGTACGTTTTTATTTCAA CAGGCCAACGAGGCTCTGCATCACCAGCACCAAGTGGCTGGGAACAGTCTCTTGCCTTTGCTCAATTCTGGAGCGGAGCCACCTGATCAGAAACCAGTGCTGCCCATTCCCTTGGACCAGAAACCccctgtcagtgctgcagaaCTTCTTAAAGACAATGTGGCCAGTGGGACtgggggaggaggtggtggtgggccTCCTGTGGCTGTGGTCAAAAAAGAACCTAAATCAAAGACGCCCTTCATCTGTGGCTACTGCAACAAGGCTTTCCGAGACAGCTACCACTTGCGGCGTCATGAGTCTTGCCACACCGGCATCAAGATGGTTTCACGGCCTAAGAAGACACAAACAGCCCCTACCATGGTGCCACTCATATCCACTGTACCGCGTGAGAATAGCGCGAACCCATCATACATTACTACTGTAGCCGGTATCTTGACTACAGCCACCACGTCAACATCCACAGGCACTAGTATCATGACCCCAATGcaacaccaacagcagcagaccATCCCTAAGAAGCCCCCCAAGCCAGTGAAAAAGAATCACGGCTGCGACATGTGTGGTAAAGCCTTCAGAGATGTGTATCACCTCAACCGCCACAAGCTGTCGCACTCTGATGAGAAGCCGTTTGAGTGTCCCATCTGCCAGCAGAGGTTCAAGAGGAAGGATCGTATGACATACCATGTCCGCTCACATGATGGTGGTGTTCACAAGCCTTACATCTGTTCTGTCTGTGGGAAGGGCTTCTCCAG ACCTGATCACCTAAGCTGTCATGTCAAGCATGTCCATTCCTCAGAAAGGCCATTCAAGTGCCAAGTAACG gcCTGTACCTCCGCCTTCGCTACCAAAGACCGTCTGCGCTCCCACATGATCAGGCATGAAGGCAAAGTGACCTGCAACATCTGTGGCAAAATGCTAAGTGCTGCCTACATCACAAGTCACCTCAAGACCCATGGCCAGGCCAGCTTCAGCAACCCATGTAACAATAAAG GCATAAGTGACTGGCAGTGGAACCACTCAGGGCCACGAAAAG atgCCAACAGTGTAAACAACAACTCGGCCACCACAACGCCAGTCACCAACTCTGCAGCCATCACTTCAGCTATGAACCGCGGTGGCAATGCCAGCAACCCCGTCACAATCGCTGCCCAGATGAACATCGCCACCAGCACGGTCAACATCACATCACCGGTCAACCTGCAGCACCCTGTCACCATAACTGGCCCCGTGAACCTGGCCTCTGTCAACATCCCTACAACGGCACACATGAATATTGCCCACCCAGTTGCTATCACCACTCCCATGCCCATGAATATCACTGGGCCACTCAACATTGCCATGAGGCCCATGGAGAGCATGCCTTTTCTATCCCAAGTTCTGCCTTCATCCCCCCCATGGTAG
- the LOC121187084 gene encoding vascular endothelial zinc finger 1-like isoform X3 produces MEPSWSTFLFQQANEALHHQHQVAGNSLLPLLNSGAEPPDQKPVLPIPLDQKPPVSAAELLKDNVASGTGGGGGGGPPVAVVKKEPKSKTPFICGYCNKAFRDSYHLRRHESCHTGIKMVSRPKKTQTAPTMVPLISTVPRENSANPSYITTVAGILTTATTSTSTGTSIMTPMQHQQQQTIPKKPPKPVKKNHGCDMCGKAFRDVYHLNRHKLSHSDEKPFECPICQQRFKRKDRMTYHVRSHDGGVHKPYICSVCGKGFSRPDHLSCHVKHVHSSERPFKCQVTACTSAFATKDRLRSHMIRHEGKVTCNICGKMLSAAYITSHLKTHGQASFSNPCNNKDANSVNNNSATTTPVTNSAAITSAMNRGGNASNPVTIAAQMNIATSTVNITSPVNLQHPVTITGPVNLASVNIPTTAHMNIAHPVAITTPMPMNITGPLNIAMRPMESMPFLSQVLPSSPPW; encoded by the exons ATGGAACCGAGCTGGAGTACGTTTTTATTTCAA CAGGCCAACGAGGCTCTGCATCACCAGCACCAAGTGGCTGGGAACAGTCTCTTGCCTTTGCTCAATTCTGGAGCGGAGCCACCTGATCAGAAACCAGTGCTGCCCATTCCCTTGGACCAGAAACCccctgtcagtgctgcagaaCTTCTTAAAGACAATGTGGCCAGTGGGACtgggggaggaggtggtggtgggccTCCTGTGGCTGTGGTCAAAAAAGAACCTAAATCAAAGACGCCCTTCATCTGTGGCTACTGCAACAAGGCTTTCCGAGACAGCTACCACTTGCGGCGTCATGAGTCTTGCCACACCGGCATCAAGATGGTTTCACGGCCTAAGAAGACACAAACAGCCCCTACCATGGTGCCACTCATATCCACTGTACCGCGTGAGAATAGCGCGAACCCATCATACATTACTACTGTAGCCGGTATCTTGACTACAGCCACCACGTCAACATCCACAGGCACTAGTATCATGACCCCAATGcaacaccaacagcagcagaccATCCCTAAGAAGCCCCCCAAGCCAGTGAAAAAGAATCACGGCTGCGACATGTGTGGTAAAGCCTTCAGAGATGTGTATCACCTCAACCGCCACAAGCTGTCGCACTCTGATGAGAAGCCGTTTGAGTGTCCCATCTGCCAGCAGAGGTTCAAGAGGAAGGATCGTATGACATACCATGTCCGCTCACATGATGGTGGTGTTCACAAGCCTTACATCTGTTCTGTCTGTGGGAAGGGCTTCTCCAG ACCTGATCACCTAAGCTGTCATGTCAAGCATGTCCATTCCTCAGAAAGGCCATTCAAGTGCCAAGTAACG gcCTGTACCTCCGCCTTCGCTACCAAAGACCGTCTGCGCTCCCACATGATCAGGCATGAAGGCAAAGTGACCTGCAACATCTGTGGCAAAATGCTAAGTGCTGCCTACATCACAAGTCACCTCAAGACCCATGGCCAGGCCAGCTTCAGCAACCCATGTAACAATAAAG atgCCAACAGTGTAAACAACAACTCGGCCACCACAACGCCAGTCACCAACTCTGCAGCCATCACTTCAGCTATGAACCGCGGTGGCAATGCCAGCAACCCCGTCACAATCGCTGCCCAGATGAACATCGCCACCAGCACGGTCAACATCACATCACCGGTCAACCTGCAGCACCCTGTCACCATAACTGGCCCCGTGAACCTGGCCTCTGTCAACATCCCTACAACGGCACACATGAATATTGCCCACCCAGTTGCTATCACCACTCCCATGCCCATGAATATCACTGGGCCACTCAACATTGCCATGAGGCCCATGGAGAGCATGCCTTTTCTATCCCAAGTTCTGCCTTCATCCCCCCCATGGTAG
- the LOC121187084 gene encoding vascular endothelial zinc finger 1-like isoform X1, producing the protein MEPSWSTFLFQQANEALHHQHQVAGNSLLPLLNSGAEPPDQKPVLPIPLDQKPPVSAAELLKDNVASGTGGGGGGGPPVAVVKKEPKSKTPFICGYCNKAFRDSYHLRRHESCHTGIKMVSRPKKTQTAPTMVPLISTVPRENSANPSYITTVAGILTTATTSTSTGTSIMTPMQHQQQQTIPKKPPKPVKKNHGCDMCGKAFRDVYHLNRHKLSHSDEKPFECPICQQRFKRKDRMTYHVRSHDGGVHKPYICSVCGKGFSRPDHLSCHVKHVHSSERPFKCQVTACTSAFATKDRLRSHMIRHEGKVTCNICGKMLSAAYITSHLKTHGQASFSNPCNNKGISDWQWNHSGPRKGELTVGEILNNSFQVLIDNSHKDANSVNNNSATTTPVTNSAAITSAMNRGGNASNPVTIAAQMNIATSTVNITSPVNLQHPVTITGPVNLASVNIPTTAHMNIAHPVAITTPMPMNITGPLNIAMRPMESMPFLSQVLPSSPPW; encoded by the exons ATGGAACCGAGCTGGAGTACGTTTTTATTTCAA CAGGCCAACGAGGCTCTGCATCACCAGCACCAAGTGGCTGGGAACAGTCTCTTGCCTTTGCTCAATTCTGGAGCGGAGCCACCTGATCAGAAACCAGTGCTGCCCATTCCCTTGGACCAGAAACCccctgtcagtgctgcagaaCTTCTTAAAGACAATGTGGCCAGTGGGACtgggggaggaggtggtggtgggccTCCTGTGGCTGTGGTCAAAAAAGAACCTAAATCAAAGACGCCCTTCATCTGTGGCTACTGCAACAAGGCTTTCCGAGACAGCTACCACTTGCGGCGTCATGAGTCTTGCCACACCGGCATCAAGATGGTTTCACGGCCTAAGAAGACACAAACAGCCCCTACCATGGTGCCACTCATATCCACTGTACCGCGTGAGAATAGCGCGAACCCATCATACATTACTACTGTAGCCGGTATCTTGACTACAGCCACCACGTCAACATCCACAGGCACTAGTATCATGACCCCAATGcaacaccaacagcagcagaccATCCCTAAGAAGCCCCCCAAGCCAGTGAAAAAGAATCACGGCTGCGACATGTGTGGTAAAGCCTTCAGAGATGTGTATCACCTCAACCGCCACAAGCTGTCGCACTCTGATGAGAAGCCGTTTGAGTGTCCCATCTGCCAGCAGAGGTTCAAGAGGAAGGATCGTATGACATACCATGTCCGCTCACATGATGGTGGTGTTCACAAGCCTTACATCTGTTCTGTCTGTGGGAAGGGCTTCTCCAG ACCTGATCACCTAAGCTGTCATGTCAAGCATGTCCATTCCTCAGAAAGGCCATTCAAGTGCCAAGTAACG gcCTGTACCTCCGCCTTCGCTACCAAAGACCGTCTGCGCTCCCACATGATCAGGCATGAAGGCAAAGTGACCTGCAACATCTGTGGCAAAATGCTAAGTGCTGCCTACATCACAAGTCACCTCAAGACCCATGGCCAGGCCAGCTTCAGCAACCCATGTAACAATAAAG GCATAAGTGACTGGCAGTGGAACCACTCAGGGCCACGAAAAG GTGAGTTGACGGTAGGAGAGATTTTAAATAACTCCTTCCAAGTCCTAATTGACAACTCTCACAAAG atgCCAACAGTGTAAACAACAACTCGGCCACCACAACGCCAGTCACCAACTCTGCAGCCATCACTTCAGCTATGAACCGCGGTGGCAATGCCAGCAACCCCGTCACAATCGCTGCCCAGATGAACATCGCCACCAGCACGGTCAACATCACATCACCGGTCAACCTGCAGCACCCTGTCACCATAACTGGCCCCGTGAACCTGGCCTCTGTCAACATCCCTACAACGGCACACATGAATATTGCCCACCCAGTTGCTATCACCACTCCCATGCCCATGAATATCACTGGGCCACTCAACATTGCCATGAGGCCCATGGAGAGCATGCCTTTTCTATCCCAAGTTCTGCCTTCATCCCCCCCATGGTAG
- the LOC121187449 gene encoding gap junction delta-2 protein-like, whose amino-acid sequence MGDWSILGRFLSEVQNHSTVIGKIWLTMLLIFRILLVALVGDAVYSDEQSKFTCNTQQPGCSNVCYDTFAPVSHLRFWVFQIVLVSTPSIFYIVFVLHKITKDEKLDGQRTQVVAQRPPRQTCSHMGKDDMEALKVGIPNYCPHYRQEWDVREREGVEQSFLQEDYGEVGEDPTQQSSQVLLIYILHVLLRSVMEITFLVGQYFLFGFEVPHLYRCETYPCPTRTDCFVSRATEKTIFLNFMFSISLGCFVLNIAELHYLGWVYIFRIICSACSTCCSQERDTVKLYSNHNPLMLQLRHSLKGQLVVQTPAAMAPEKTGGLLTHAPAISFETDSTVECTSKRSPESRDKVKVKLANMARLGRTKKSWL is encoded by the coding sequence ATGGGTGACTGGTCCATACTTGGTCGCTTCCTGTCCGAGGTCCAGAACCACTCTACGGTGATAGGCAAGATCTGGCTCACTATGCTGCTAATTTTCCGTATTCTGTTGGTGGCCTTGGTGGGTGACGCTGTCTACAGTGATGAGCAGTCCAAGTTCACCTGTAACACCCAGCAGCCCGGATGCAGTAACGTCTGTTACGACACCTTTGCTCCTGTTTCACATCTACGATTCTGGGTCTTCCAAATTGTGCTGGTCTCCACCCCATCCATCTTCTATATAGTTTTTGTTCTTCATAAGATTACCAAGGATGAGAAGCTGGATGGCCAAAGAACTCAGGTGGTTGCTCAGAGGCCTCCCAGACAGACATGTAGCCACATGGGAAAGGATGATATGGAGGCCCTGAAGGTTGGCATACCCAACTACTGTCCTCATTACAGACAGGAATGGGatgtgagggagagggagggagtagAACAAAGCTTTCTGCAGGAGGATTATGGAGAGGTGGGAGAGGACCCCACCCAGCAGTCCAGCCAGGTTCTCCTCATCTACATCCTTCATGTGCTTTTACGATCTGTCATGGAGATCACCTTCCTGGTGGGCCAGTACTTCTTGTTTGGGTTTGAGGTGCCTCACCTGTACCGCTGTGAGACCTACCCTTGCCCTACTCGTACAGACTGCTTTGTGTCACGTGCCACTGAGAAAACCATCTTCCTGAACTTCATGTTCAGCATCAGCCTCGGCTGCTTTGTGCTCAACATTGCAGAGCTCCACTACCTGGGCTGGGTCTACATTTTCCGCATTATCTGTTCAGCATGCTCAACCTGCTGCAGTCAGGAGAGGGACACTGTCAAACTGTACTCAAACCACAACCCCCTCATGCTGCAGCTCAGACATTCTCTGAAGGGCCAGCTGGTTGTGCAGACCCCAGCAGCCATGGCCCCAGAGAAGACTGGAGGTCTGCTCACACATGCCCCGGCTATCTCCTTTGAGACAGACTCAACTGTGGAATGCACCTCCAAGAGAAGTccagagagcagagacaaagTGAAGGTCAAGCTGGCCAACATGGCCAGGCTGGGACGGACTAAGAAGTCTTGGCTGTGA